The Gemmatimonadota bacterium genome contains the following window.
AGGCGTATAAGGAGGTTGAGCATAAGGCGCATCAGGTTCATCTGATGATGCTTAAGTTGCGAGCGTTGGCGGAGGCCAAGAGAGCGTGGGATGTGGAACGTATTCTGAAGATTATCACCTTGTTAGATGATATTTCTCAAAGGGAAGAGCGCATTTTAAAAAACGTATTGAAAGCATTTTAAGGCGGTATATTTTAAATAGACTCACATTGGCACAAATAGTGTAAATTTCAGCAAGCTATACCCATTGGATGTGTGACGCGATTTCCCTTCTGTTCATCATTCAAAAACCGCTCCTTAAATTCAGTGAGCGGTTTTTATTTTGTTATACGTCATGTGATTCAGGCTTGCTGAAAGAGCCTCCAAATTTTATACTGTGCAGTGCAGGAATGTATCCAGACATATAGAGGTTCGTTGTGATAACCACTAACCTGAGGAACCGACTGTGGAAGCGTTTATTATTTTGGCCATTCTCATCATCGTAATCCTCGGGACTTTTGGTCGATGGGCAAAAAAATTCTTTGGCTGTTGCTGTCACGAGTGTGGAACCAAAATGCAACCATTCGAAAAACTGCCCGATAATGACAAGTCCGATATTCTGGCATACTTCAGGCGTTTTGAGAATCGCGAGCCAGACGTGGAGGGCATTTTCGCGTGTGGGCATTGCCTGCTGGTGTACGACGACTTCTCGGGTGAAAAACGCACGATGGATGGTGACGAAAAGTCGTTCTGTAAGGTGTGCAACTCTGCAGGTGTATCGTATATAGGTCCCATGGTCATTTCTGGTGAGTTGGAGAAATTCCAGGAACGCAACAAAAACCTGATCGAACAAATAGAGTGCCTGCGATGCAAAAGAAAACCTTCGGGAGTTTGGGACTGCATCCCCTGCGACACAGAGATCAAGATAACGGCTTGCAGGCGTTGCTATTCGGTCTATGCTCAGATGCCTGTTAATGGCAGCCGATACAGATTTCATGTCCTGCTTTCGGACAGGGAAATCATCAGGGACTCAGCCGACTCAAAGTGGGGTTTATTTGAACCAGAGTAAGCGCCCATCTGCAAACCAGATGAAAATAAAAAAGCCGACGCACAAACGTCGGCTTTTTATTATCCCCATTCCACTACTCAAGACGAACTTTCCGGGGGGGCTTCAAGGCGATAAGCAGACATGACATTGGGAATCCTGCGGAGATTTTGCAGAAGTTCTTCGAGGTGATCGGCATCTTTGATCTCCACCTGGAATTGGTTGTTAAATTCCTCGCGATGGGTCTCGATACTGGCACCCACAATGGGAACACCCAGATCGGACATAACCTGTGTCATATCGGACAACAAATTGGTGCGATCCTTGCCCGTAACCTGGATGGTAGCAGTAAAAGTCTCTGTCTGATTAAAAGCCTCTTCGCGCAGAACCCGGCGAATACAACTTCGCGCCTTGGCACTCTTGACAAAATTGAGCCAATCGCGGTGCGGATGCTGGTGTGGCGACGTAATAATCTCAACCGTCTGCCCTGTTTCAAGCGGCGTAGAAAGTGGCACCATCTGGCTATCGATGCGGGCGCCCACGCAGCGGTTGCCAATCTCGGTATGCACTGCAAAGGCAAAATCGACAGGTGTGGCCTCATCGGGAAGCTGAATCAAATCGCCCTGGGGCGTAAAAACATAAATCTCATTTGAAAAAAGATCGATCTTGAGTTCCTCGATAATTTCTTGAGGATCCGATGTCTCCCCCTGCCACTCGAGCAGATTGCGAAGCCCGTCTATGTGTTGATCGAGTTCCGACCTTTCTGGAGACCCCTCTTTGTAAAGCCAGTGTGCCGCAATACCCTCCTCTGCTGTCTGGTGCATCTCGTGGGTGCGTATCTGCACCTCAATCATCAACCCGCGCGGACCTATCACCGTCGTGTGCAAAGACTGATACATATTGCTCTTGGGCGTTGCAATAAAATCCTTAAAACGGGGCATAACCGGTGTATAGAGCGAGTGAATCATACCCAGAACGTGATAGCATTCCTGGACCGTATCGACCAGTATGCGAATAGCCAACAAATCGTAGATATCTTCAAAAGCTTTGCTACGCGTCTGCATCTTCTGGTGAATACTGAAAAAATTCTTGGGACGTCCCGCGATCTCCCCTCGGATATTTGCCTCCTTGAGCATTTTTTGCAGCGGCACGCGCATCTCTTCGATATAGGCCTCGCGCTCTCGTCTCTTGAGACGGATCTTTTTCCTAATCGCGCGATAGGCTTCGGGTTCGAGCCACTTGAGAGCCAGATCTTCAAGCTCCCACCGAATGCGCGCAATTCCCAAACGATGCGCCAGAGGCGCGTAAATATCCAGACTCTCGCGCGCCATGCGCTCGCGCGTTTCAGGAGGCAGGGGATCCAGCGTACGCATATTGTGCAGACGTTCGCAAAACTTAATGAGAACAACGCGCAAATCATTGATCAAAGACAGAAACATCTTGCGGAAATTCTCAGCCTGATCGGCCTCTTGTGACTGGAAGGACAGATCTTTGATCCGGGTCACACCGTCAACCAGATCGGCAATATGAGAACCAAAATGACGTGCAATTTGTGCGTGGGTTGCTGTGCCGTGCGCTATGGTATCGTGCAAAATACCAGCCACCAGAGTTGCAGTATCCTGATTGAGATCGACAAGAATGCGCCCAACCTCAAGCGCGTGAACAATATACGGCTGGCCCGACTTGCGAAAATGATCCTGATGTGCCTTCCTGGCAAAATAAAAGGCGCGGGTCAAGAGTTCTACATTGTGATCGGAACGACTTTGAAGCGCATGCTGGAGAAATGCGTCAAAGGCAGGATCATCTGCGAGGGATTTTGAGGAGAGTTTGGTCATAGCATCACGCCCAGGTAATCAACCCGGTATCACATATTGAATTGAGGTCCTGGTGGTGCGGGCGAATGCGAACTGTATAGCCCCATCGGCCGCTTTTTTGTAAAGACAGGTGCCCCACAAAAGTATGGGGATCCACAAGCACCATCGGCAGCGGCTCACCCTGGACAATTTGCCCCTCTGTGCCGACCTGCCCGTGAAAAATCTCGACAGCCACATCATCTACAGCCAGGTCGCCCAGTGCGACATCTGCGCGAATCTCGACCTTATCGCCCACATGCGATGTTTGCGTCTGGCTCGACGTTACAGAACGGACCGCCACATCCTTCCACCCGTGGCGAACCCTATCCTTCCACTCGGCCAGAGCACTGGCTCTTGCGCCATTATTATCCGAAAGATCTCTCGATCGCGCATGCGCCTTCAAGTAGAACCGCTCGGTATATTCCTGCACCATGCGGTGGGTATTGAACTTCGGACACAACACGCGCATAGCACTCTTCATCCGGGCGATCCATCCTCTGGGCAACCCATCCACACCGCGATTATAAAAGAGCGGCACCGCTTCTTTCTCCAGAATATTGTAAATTGCCCGCGCTTCAATCTGGTTCTGATACGCCGGATCGTCGTATTCTTTGCCGTGACCGATCTCCCAGCCCAATTCAGGTTGATACGCTTCTGCCCACCAGCCATCGAGCACACTGAGATTTAGCGCACCATTGGCAACGGCTTTCATGCCACTGGTCCCACTCGCTTCCTGGGGTCTCATCGGCGTATTCAGCCAGATATCGACCCCCTGCACGAGATAACGCGCCACACACATATCGTAATTCTCGATAAAAACCAGACGCCGATGGAGATACTCGCGCTGCGTGAGACTGAAAATTTCCTGAATAAATTCCTTCCCCGCGTGGTCTTGCGGATGCGCCTTGCCCGCAAAAATAACCTGAACAGGACGTTCTTCATTGCACAGGATGCGCGTGAGTCTTTCGAGGTCGTGAAACAAAAGTGTGGCGCGCTTATACGTTGCAAAACGCCTGGCAAAACCAATCGTAAGCGCATCGGCAGTCAGGACCTCGTCGGCGCGCGCCATATCGATTGACGACGCTGTTTCTCGCTGCAACTGCTTTCTGAGGCGTTGCCGAGCAAATGCAACGAGGCGTTCTCTCCTGCGCTCGTGGACGCGCCACAGTTCCTCCGGCGGAATGTGGTCTATCGTCTCCCATACACTCTGATCGTGCGGCTCCTCCAGGCGCCGAGGCCCCATATAGTTGTCTTCAAGAGCGCGCATTTGTTGCGAAATATGGGAAGCAATGTGAACGCCATTGGTAACCGACGCAATGGGGATTTCATTCTTCGGCAACCCGGGCCACAGCGATTGCCACATATTGCGCGAGACCTCGCCGTGGAGTTTGCTGACGCCATTGCGATAGGACGAGAGCCTGAACGCGAGCACAGTCATGTTAAAACCGTCGCCGGATCTTTGGGGACCGCCCTGTCCCAAAGCGAGAAACGCGGGCATGGAAAGACCGAGTTCATGCGCGTAGGACCTGAAGTACTTTTCGATTAGAGAAACGGGAAAAACATCGTGCCCGGCCGGAACCGGGGTATGGGTCGTAAAAACGTGACCTGCTGACGTGTACTCTGCGGCCTGATCAAATGTGGCACCGTCGTCGTGCATCGCCTGCCGGATGCGCTCCAACCCCAGAAAAGCCGAATGCCCCTCATTCATATGGCATACCGTGGGCTGTATGCCCAACGCGTTGAGCGCGCGCACGCCGCCAATACCCAGCAAAATTTCCTGTCGGATGCGCGTTTCACTATCCCCACCGTAAAGTTGTGCCGTAATTTCGCGGATAGCTGGCGGGTTTTCCACCAAATTGGTATCGAGCAAGTACAGAGGAATGCGTCCAACCTGCACTTTCCATATCCGCACCCGCGCTTCTGCCTCGGGAAATGCAAGGGTAATGGTAACATCCCGCCCGCGTTCATCGCGAACAATCTGGACGGGCAGCGCGTAATAGTCATTTTCTGTATATTCTTCTTGCTGCCAACCGTCATTTGTGAGATACTGATTGAAATAGCCGTGTTGATACAGCAGGCCCACAGCAGAAAATGGCAACCCCAGAGTACTCGCAGACTTGAGGTGATCTCCGGCCAACACACCCAGACCGCCCGAATAAATCGGCAGACCCTCGGTAAGACCAAACTCCGCAGAAAAATAGGCGATTTGAACATCGGGCGCTGTTTTGCCGTGAGCAGAGTGAAAATAAGTCTCCCCATCCATAAACGCGCGGAAAGACTCAGACACCCGCTTAAAATGCGCCATAAATCCAGGATTTTCAGAAAGTTGATTCAGGCGTTCCTGGCTGATATCATTGAGCATACGCACCGGGTTATGGTACACTGTTTCCCAGAGAATCGGATCAATGCGTCGAAAGAGATCCATCGTATCCGGATCCCAGGCCCAGCGCAGATTATAAGCCAGTGCTTCGAGACCCTGAAGCGCTTTGGGAAGCGAGGGTTTGACCACAAAAGTAGTAATTGGTTTCACCGAGTTTTTATCTCCTGTCACACATCTTTAACAGCAACGACCGCATCTGTCTCCCACGATCTTATCGCAGCTTCAATAACCATCTGTGCTTTGAGTGCTTCTTCACCCGAACCCTCGATATCTTCGGGAGATGCGTCTTCGAGATTTTGCTCTATCCACCGCCCAATGCGGCTTTGAAATGTCTCGTTGAACCCCATCATACCGCCGATATAGTCATAGCGTTCGAGTTCCATTGAGCGGCGGGGATGAAAATGCAGGCGTTCACAGGCTTCTTCCAGCACAAAGCGGGCGTCTGCCCCCACCACCTCGAGACGTTCAAGACCATAAGAACCACCCGGCCCCGTGGCGTCATAACTTCCGGTGAGATTACCCACCGTACCGTCTGCAAAACGCATATTGAGTTGCATATTCGACCAGCACACGCGGCGATTGCCATCTTTGTCCAGACCGCGCTTAAAAAAGGCACTCACCTTTTCAATATCGCCACAAAAGTAGCGCATAACGTCAATAGAGTGCGGGTGCAGGGCCCGAATGTGGAACCACGGCGACGTCTCTCGGGGATTATTGATCCACATGGTCATATTGATGATATTGATCTCGCCCAGCCTACCCTGGTCAACCCATTCTTTGGCGCGTGCAGCAGCAGGTGTAAAGCGGTGGTTGAGGTCAATGCCATAGCGCAGATTTTTCTCTCGCGCTTTGGCGACCATCTCTTTTGCTTCGTCGATATTGTTAGAAATGGGTTTTTCGCCGAGTACATGGACACCTGCTTCCAGGAGTTCCATCGTGGGTTTGTAGTGATCGCCACCATTTTCATGACCGGCAGTCGCAACACTGGCCACAGTGATATCCAGGCCTGCGTCCAGCATATCTCGCACAGTGTAAAATGCCCTGACACCGTATTGCGACGCAGCGGCGTCTGCGCGTTTTTGGTCTATATCGCAAACAGCAACCAGATTGCATTGGTCGTAACCATTATAAATAGTAGCGTGTCGGTTGCCAATGCCTCCCAAACCGACCACGGCGACATTTAATCCCATTGAAAACTCCTTTCTACCAGTTACTGAGTATCCGACCTACAAATGCCGGGACTGCGTCTGTAAAAAAATACATGATGGCAAAGACCCCCATGAGAACATAGAACCCGATTATGGCGAACATGATAATCTTTTTGCGCTTGCTCATCTTAGTGGGCGACGAAGTTCTCAGATCGCGCGGTTGCTTGAGGAAAGGTTCTGATTTATCCTCATCATCAGAGGGCGCTTCCGATTGTACTTCCTCGTCCTCTGCTTCTTCAATACTTTCCTCCGATACTTTCTCTCCCTCCTCAGCCTCTTCTGCATCTGCAGATATATCCGATTCTACTTCTTCTGATTCAGCTATTTCGAGCACGCGTTCTATTTTTTCGATAAGTGTCTTGTCTTCAAATGGTTTTTCAACAATACTGTAAACACCCTGTTCCATGAGTGCTGTGGCTACCGCTTCCTCAACGGGAAACGATACCACAATCACCGGCATTTCAAAGCCTTCTTCGCGAATAAATTCGACCAACACATCGCCGTGAACAATCGGCATCTCGAGATTGAGCAACACCAGATCGGGTTGTCCGTGCGCAATCGCGTCAACCGCTTCGGTCCACGTTGTCGCGCTCTGTGCTTGATAATCATTGGACTCGAGAATCTTGACAATTCGGTTCACAGCGGCTTCTTCACTGTCAATAGTCAAAATTTTTGTCATACTGTCCCCCGTGCGTAGTAGGGCAAATATTGGCAAATGGAAGTATAAAGCGAAAGAAGCCCTATGACAAGGATTTTCCCTTATTGCAATCACCTGATGAGTTATCTCTTGATGGGTGAACGTGTGTGTAGTATATTGGAATGCGAAAAAATTAAAAATTAAAAATTGGGAGTCTTATGGAAACAAAAAGCATCGTCGTAAAAGGTGCGCGAGTACACAACTTGCAAAATATAGACCTGACATTGCCCCGACACGCGCTAATATGTTTTACCGGTGTATCTGGTTCGGGCAAGTCATCAATGGCTTTTGACACCATCTATGCGGAGGGCCAGCGGCGTTATGTGGAATCCCTATCCGCGTATGCGCGTCAATTTTTGGGGCAAATGGAAAAACCCGAAGTCGATCAAATCACGGGATTATCCCCAACGATTTCCATCGAACAAAAAACCGCAGGACGCAATCCCCGCTCAACCGTGGGCACAATAACCGAAATCTACGACTATTTGCGCGTATTATTTGCGCGAATAGGCACCCCCCATTGCGCGCATGACAATACGCCAATTGGGGCGCAAACGCGCGACGGCATTGTGGATCGAATCATGGCACTGGGTGAGGGCACGCGCATTCACATTCTATCTTCTCTCGTACAGGGCCGAAAAGGAGAGTATCACGACCTGTTTGAAAATCTGCAAAAAGAGGGATATATCCGCGCGCGCGTGGATGGACAGATCACAACATTGACCCAAACCCCGAAATTGGCGCGCTACAAAAGACACGATATCGAGGTCGTAATCGATCGGGTTATCGCAAAAAAAACAATGCGGGGACGCATTGGCGAAGCCGTCGATGCCGGTCTCATAATGGGCAAAGGGGCGATAATCGTCAGCGCAGAGGGCGCGGACGACCTCCTGCTGAGCACGCACTTTTCCTGTCCCACCTGCGGGCGCAGCGCGCAGGAGCCTGTACCGCAATTGTTCTCATTCAACAGCCCACAGGGCATGTGCCCCGGCTGCCGCGGATTGGGCACGCGCTATGCAATGGATCTGGCAAAAGTCGTCCCAAATCCCGAATTGTCTGTGATAGAGGGCGCTATCGCGCCGCTGGGCGTGCCCAAAAATCGGTGGAAATCTCACTATTACGCAGGCGTGTTGAAGCGCCATGGCGCAGATTTACAAACGCCCTATAAGCGCATCTCACCAGAGGGACAACAGGCATTATTATACGGCATAGACGGCAAAATGACCTTTGAATGGCGCCGCAGCAACGGCAGCATAAAACGCCATCGCGATGGGTTTGAGGGCATCCTGCCCCCAATGGAGCGACAGTACGCCGAGGGACGGAGCCAGATAGTACGCAAACGTCTCGCACCCTTCATGCGCGTGGGTATATGTCCCGTATGCGAAGGCACGCGCTTGAAACCCGAAGCTCTCTCCGTCAAAATCGAAGGACAGACCCTGCCCGATGTCACCGCGATGACAGTCGATCGCGCATATGCCTTTTTTCAAAGCCTCAAATTGACCGAGACCCAGGCGCGAATCGCCGAAGACGCCTTAAAAGAGATTCGCGGACGATTGAAATTTCTCCTCGATGTGGGCCTCGACTATCTCACACTCAATCGCACGGCACCGACACTATCGGGCGGAGAGGCGCAACGCATTCGCCTCGCCAGCCAGATCGGATCCGGATTGGTAGGCGTAACCTATGTGCTGGACGAACCGTCAATTGGTCTGCACCACCGCGACAATCGGCGATTGCTCGACGCCTTGTGCCACCTGCGGGACGTGGGCAATACCGTAATCGTCGTCGAACACGACGAAGACACCATGCGCCGTGCGGACCGGGTAGTGGATTTTGGACCCGGCCCCGGGCACCTCGGCGGTCGGATAGTCGCCGAAGGATCGTGGAAACAGGTGGCGAGAAGAACCCGCTCGGTGACAGGCGCTTATCTTTCGGGAAGAGAAAAAATTGCCGTCCCCAAAAGGCGACCCGTATCACATCGCAACTTATGGATTCGGGGCGCATCTCAAAATAACCTCAAAAATATCGACGCAAAAATTCCCGTCGGCGTATTTACCTGCGTCACCGGCGTATCCGGATCGGGAAAATCATCGCTAATTGCCGATATCCTCTACCCCGCTCTCGCGCGAGAACTCAACCGCGCAGAAACGGAAACAGGCGCACACCGCTGCATCGAGGGCATAGACCTCCTGGACAAAGTCATCGAAATCAACCAGCAACCCATCGGACGCACACCGCGCAGCAACGCAGCGACATATACGGGTGTATTTGATCCCATTCGAAAATTATTTGCCGAGTTACCCGAGTCAAAAGTACGGGGATATAAACCCGGACGCTTCAGCTTTAACGTAAAAGGCGGGCGATGCGAAGCGTGTAAGGGCAATGGCGCAAACCTCGTCGAAATGGACTTCCTCGCCGACGTGTGGGTAACGTGTCCCGTATGTGAAGGGCGGCGTTTTAATCGCGAAACCCTGGACGTGAAGTACAAGGGCAAATCCATCGCCGATGTGCTGGCAATGGAAGTCGAAGAAGCGCATCTGTTTTTTCAGGCAATCCCCGGCATTCACCGCATTCTCCAAACCCTGGTCGATGTGGGAATGGGCTACGTCAAATTGGGCCAGCCCGCGCCAACGCTCTCCGGCGGTGAAGCACAACGGGTCAAGTTATCAAAAGAACTGTGTCGCAGGAGCACGGGCAAAACCCTGTACATCCTGGACGAACCCACGACGGGCCTGCATTTTGCCGATATCCAGAATCTCTTAAACGTATTGCATCGGCTCGTGGATATGGGCAACTCCGTGGTGGTTATCGAACACAATCTGGACGTAATCAAAACCGCGGATTGGGTCATCGACCTGGGACCTGAAGGCGGCGAAGACGGGGGACTAATTATAGCAGAAGGCACACCCGAACACCTGACGCAATCTCCCAACTCCCACACGGGACATGCACTTGGCGAAGTGCTATCGCGCACGCCACCTGCACCTGCAAAAAACGGCAAGCGAATCGCCAATGGCCAGGTGCGGACCATTGACATTGTAGGCGCGCGGGAGAACAATTTGCAAAATGTGGATGTATCCATTCCCCGCGAAAAAATGACCGTAATCTCCGGCGTATCCGGTTCGGGAAAATCTTCCCTGGCACTCGACACAATTTACGCCGAAGGACAGCGGCGATATGTCGAATCCCTATCCGCTTATGCCCGACAGTTTCTGGGACAAATGCCCAAGCCAAAGGTCGATCGCGTGATCGGCTTATCGCCCGCGATTGCCATAGAACAAAAAGCCGCGAGCAAAAACCCGCGCTCGACCGTAGGCACCGTAACAGAGGTGTACGATTACCTGCGGGCACTCTACGCATTATTGGGCGATACCTATTGTCCAGATTGCGATGTATTGGCAGGCAGCCAGTCCGTTCGGGAAATTGTGGCGCGCGTGCTGAAAATGAAACGCCGCCTCTACCTTCTCGCACCCGTAGAACTCGGCAAAGGCGAAGATTATACCAGCTTAATCAACCGCTTTCGCCGCAAAGGTTATTTGCGCGGCAGACTCAACGGCGCAGTTTTCAACCTGTCAAACCCACCCGAGATCGATTACAGACAGACTCACAGACTCGAAATTCTAATAGACCGCGTAACCGCAGAAAAAAAGAACCGCAAACGCATCGCGGACTCCATCGAAATCGCGCTGGACATTTCAGAAGGCATTTTGATCGTCGCATCGCCCGATGACAGCGAAGAAACGCGATTCAGCCAGCATCTCTCGTGTCCATCCTGCGGACGCAGTTTTGAAACAATAACCCCTCAGCATCTCTCATTCAACAGCCCTGAAGGCTGGTGCTTATCGTGCGAAGGACTGGGAACGCAGCGCGGGATGGGCATTCACACATTGATCCCCGACACTCACAAATCCCTATCCGAAGGCGCAGTACTCGCCTGGGGAAAAGTAGAACCGCACACACAAATAGGCGACATGCTATCTGCGGTCGGCAAAGCCGCGGGCTTTGACCTGCACACCCCTTTTGCGCAGATATCAGCGGAAGGACGACACGCGATCTTATACGGCCTGGACACACAGTGGCTAAAAACCACTAACAATCTCTCATTCCAATTCAAGGGACTATTTCCAACAATCGACACCCTGGTGCGGCAAGCGCCGCGATTCCGTCGGCTAATGGGTGACTTCATCCAGGATGTGCCGTGTCCGTCCTGCAAGGGAACCCGTCTAAAGCCTGAAAGTACAGCAATAAAACTATTCGGCAAAACAATGCCCCAACTGGTGGCAATGCCCATCCGCGAAGTGCGCACCTATTTCGACACAATGGTTCTGGCAGGACAGGCGCGCGAAGCCGCCGCAGAGGTATTGCACGAAATCCAGAGCCGCCTGCGGTTTCTCGACGAAGTAGGCCTGGGATATTTGAATCTGGGACGGCGAGCACCCACGCTATCGGGCGGCGAGGCACAGCGCATTCGCCTGGCGAGCCAGATCGGATCCGGTCTCACCGGGGTCCTCTACGTACTCGACGAACCGACAATTGGCCTGCACCAGCGCGACAACCACCAGTTGTTGGCTGCACTGGCACAACTGCGCGACCTGGGCAACTCGCTCCTCATTGTCGAACACGACCGCGAGACCCTGAACCAGGCAGATCACATTCTGGACTTTGGGCCCGGCGCAGGTGTTGAAGGCGGGCGCATCGTAGCCGCTGGCAATCCGCGCAAATTGAAAACCGACAACGGCTCAATAACCGCGCATTATCTCGCGGGCGATCTGCAAATCGAGGTCCCCGATGAGCGGCGAAACCCCGAACGGGGATCACTTTGCGTGGTAGGCGCG
Protein-coding sequences here:
- the uvrA gene encoding excinuclease ABC subunit UvrA, translated to METKSIVVKGARVHNLQNIDLTLPRHALICFTGVSGSGKSSMAFDTIYAEGQRRYVESLSAYARQFLGQMEKPEVDQITGLSPTISIEQKTAGRNPRSTVGTITEIYDYLRVLFARIGTPHCAHDNTPIGAQTRDGIVDRIMALGEGTRIHILSSLVQGRKGEYHDLFENLQKEGYIRARVDGQITTLTQTPKLARYKRHDIEVVIDRVIAKKTMRGRIGEAVDAGLIMGKGAIIVSAEGADDLLLSTHFSCPTCGRSAQEPVPQLFSFNSPQGMCPGCRGLGTRYAMDLAKVVPNPELSVIEGAIAPLGVPKNRWKSHYYAGVLKRHGADLQTPYKRISPEGQQALLYGIDGKMTFEWRRSNGSIKRHRDGFEGILPPMERQYAEGRSQIVRKRLAPFMRVGICPVCEGTRLKPEALSVKIEGQTLPDVTAMTVDRAYAFFQSLKLTETQARIAEDALKEIRGRLKFLLDVGLDYLTLNRTAPTLSGGEAQRIRLASQIGSGLVGVTYVLDEPSIGLHHRDNRRLLDALCHLRDVGNTVIVVEHDEDTMRRADRVVDFGPGPGHLGGRIVAEGSWKQVARRTRSVTGAYLSGREKIAVPKRRPVSHRNLWIRGASQNNLKNIDAKIPVGVFTCVTGVSGSGKSSLIADILYPALARELNRAETETGAHRCIEGIDLLDKVIEINQQPIGRTPRSNAATYTGVFDPIRKLFAELPESKVRGYKPGRFSFNVKGGRCEACKGNGANLVEMDFLADVWVTCPVCEGRRFNRETLDVKYKGKSIADVLAMEVEEAHLFFQAIPGIHRILQTLVDVGMGYVKLGQPAPTLSGGEAQRVKLSKELCRRSTGKTLYILDEPTTGLHFADIQNLLNVLHRLVDMGNSVVVIEHNLDVIKTADWVIDLGPEGGEDGGLIIAEGTPEHLTQSPNSHTGHALGEVLSRTPPAPAKNGKRIANGQVRTIDIVGARENNLQNVDVSIPREKMTVISGVSGSGKSSLALDTIYAEGQRRYVESLSAYARQFLGQMPKPKVDRVIGLSPAIAIEQKAASKNPRSTVGTVTEVYDYLRALYALLGDTYCPDCDVLAGSQSVREIVARVLKMKRRLYLLAPVELGKGEDYTSLINRFRRKGYLRGRLNGAVFNLSNPPEIDYRQTHRLEILIDRVTAEKKNRKRIADSIEIALDISEGILIVASPDDSEETRFSQHLSCPSCGRSFETITPQHLSFNSPEGWCLSCEGLGTQRGMGIHTLIPDTHKSLSEGAVLAWGKVEPHTQIGDMLSAVGKAAGFDLHTPFAQISAEGRHAILYGLDTQWLKTTNNLSFQFKGLFPTIDTLVRQAPRFRRLMGDFIQDVPCPSCKGTRLKPESTAIKLFGKTMPQLVAMPIREVRTYFDTMVLAGQAREAAAEVLHEIQSRLRFLDEVGLGYLNLGRRAPTLSGGEAQRIRLASQIGSGLTGVLYVLDEPTIGLHQRDNHQLLAALAQLRDLGNSLLIVEHDRETLNQADHILDFGPGAGVEGGRIVAAGNPRKLKTDNGSITAHYLAGDLQIEVPDERRNPERGSLCVVGARHNNLKNVDVSFPLGTLTCVTGVSGSGKSSLVNDVLFGALAARVNRAQKAWGEHDDVLGLERIDKVINIDQTPIGYSPRSNPATYVKVFDKIRTLYASLPDAQVRGFKTGHFSFNHKRGRCDACAGLGARCIEMHFLPDVWVTCETCGGKRYNRDVIDITYKGASIADVLDMTVAEALSHFTHIPGIQRSLQTLFDVGLGYIKMGQASTTLSGGEAQRVKLARELARPSTGKTVYILDEPTTGLHFADIQKLLDVLNRLVNAGNTAIVIEHNLDVIKTADWVIDLGPEGGEDGGNLIACGTPEDVVSVTASHTGRFLKDVLAGIETG